The Egibacteraceae bacterium genome has a window encoding:
- a CDS encoding LysR family transcriptional regulator: protein MRTGDLDALRAAAAAGSLTAAAQALGCSQPGLSRRLQRLEADLGTRLLQRSTAGVQLTVTGARVLVFAEEILDAVTALRGELDGHTAPLHGTVRIVASTTPGDYVVPHVVARFNERYPSVSAELIAADSAAVPGTLLEHRADIGFAGRKNPDRRLTYVAVASDEIVLAVPTGHPLAGTDGIALDALAGERLIWREDGSGTQRTFCDAVAAAGEELPAGSSTLSVGSSQAVVSAVAAGLGIGVVSVRAVAAHPGQVVAVRVAGMPVVRRLWLVYETDRRRPAHLAAFIAYAADSAQV from the coding sequence GTGCGCACCGGAGACCTCGACGCGTTGCGCGCGGCGGCGGCCGCGGGCAGCCTGACCGCGGCGGCCCAGGCGCTCGGCTGCTCCCAGCCCGGCCTGAGCCGGCGGCTGCAGCGACTGGAGGCCGACCTCGGCACCCGGCTGCTCCAGCGCAGCACGGCCGGCGTGCAGCTCACCGTCACCGGGGCACGGGTGCTCGTGTTCGCCGAGGAGATCCTCGACGCGGTCACGGCGCTGCGCGGCGAGCTGGACGGCCACACCGCACCGCTGCACGGCACGGTGCGGATCGTGGCGAGCACCACACCGGGCGACTACGTCGTGCCCCACGTCGTGGCCCGGTTCAACGAGCGCTACCCGTCGGTCTCCGCGGAGTTGATCGCCGCTGACTCGGCCGCGGTCCCGGGCACGCTGCTCGAGCACCGCGCCGACATCGGCTTCGCCGGTCGCAAGAACCCCGACCGGCGCCTGACGTACGTGGCGGTGGCCAGCGACGAGATCGTGCTCGCCGTCCCGACCGGTCACCCGCTGGCCGGCACCGACGGGATCGCCCTTGACGCGCTGGCCGGCGAGCGGCTGATCTGGCGGGAGGACGGCTCGGGCACGCAGCGCACCTTCTGCGACGCCGTCGCCGCGGCCGGCGAGGAGCTGCCGGCGGGCTCCTCGACCCTCAGCGTGGGCTCCAGCCAGGCGGTGGTCTCCGCGGTCGCGGCCGGCCTCGGCATCGGGGTGGTGAGCGTACGCGCCGTCGCGGCGCACCCGGGGCAGGTCGTGGCGGTGCGGGTGGCCGGGATGCCCGTCGTGCGCCGGCTGTGGCTGGTCTACGAGACCGACCGCCGACGCCCGGCCCACCTGGCCGCCTTCATCGCCTACGCCGCAGACTCGGCGCAGGTATGA